In the Ruminococcus sp. OA3 genome, one interval contains:
- a CDS encoding spore coat protein CotJB: MEGSECLAITSIPMQKWGEVYRFCEALREGTIFPALNLPFYVAESVTNPAKQQEDCQEVDPRQADRETLMTKISEVSFALNDLTLYLDTHCEDSQAIQLFAECAALRADLLKIFSERFYPLTQACLANCSCEKECESANGMAFSWECGPAPWEGACI, encoded by the coding sequence ATGGAAGGAAGCGAATGTCTTGCGATAACCAGTATTCCCATGCAGAAATGGGGAGAAGTCTATCGGTTTTGTGAAGCTTTAAGAGAGGGAACGATTTTCCCCGCCCTGAATCTTCCGTTTTATGTGGCGGAGTCCGTGACAAATCCGGCGAAACAGCAGGAAGATTGCCAGGAAGTCGATCCGAGGCAGGCTGACCGGGAAACACTGATGACAAAAATCAGCGAGGTCAGCTTTGCGCTGAATGACCTGACTCTGTATCTGGATACACACTGTGAAGACAGTCAGGCGATACAACTGTTTGCAGAATGTGCTGCGCTGCGCGCTGATCTTCTGAAGATCTTCAGTGAACGGTTCTATCCGCTGACGCAGGCATGCCTTGCGAACTGCAGCTGCGAAAAAGAGTGTGAATCGGCGAACGGGATGGCCTTTTCATGGGAATGTGGCCCGGCACCGTGGGAAGGAGCGTGTATCTAA
- a CDS encoding manganese catalase family protein — MWNYEKRLQFPVKITKTCPKTAQMIISQYGGPDGELSASMRYLAQRYTMPVKAVGGLLTDIGTEELAHMEIICAMVYQLTRDVTIEDAKTAGFDAYYIDHTKALWPQAAAGVPFTALEFQSKGDAIADLTEDLAAEQKARTVYDNLLRMITDPEVREPLKFLRAREIVHFQRFGEALENTKAHLDSTNYYYFNPEFDKQFLKK; from the coding sequence ATGTGGAATTATGAAAAAAGACTGCAGTTTCCCGTAAAGATTACAAAAACATGTCCGAAGACAGCACAGATGATCATCAGTCAGTACGGCGGACCGGACGGTGAGTTGTCTGCCTCGATGAGGTATCTTGCACAGCGCTATACCATGCCGGTAAAAGCGGTAGGAGGCCTTCTGACAGATATAGGAACGGAGGAGCTCGCCCACATGGAGATCATATGCGCCATGGTGTATCAGCTGACACGGGATGTTACAATCGAAGATGCCAAGACAGCGGGATTTGATGCATATTATATTGATCACACAAAGGCACTGTGGCCGCAGGCAGCGGCGGGAGTTCCATTTACAGCATTAGAATTTCAGTCGAAAGGCGATGCCATAGCAGACCTGACCGAGGATCTGGCAGCGGAACAGAAAGCCAGGACTGTGTACGATAACCTGCTCAGAATGATTACTGATCCCGAAGTGAGAGAGCCGCTTAAGTTTCTGAGAGCCAGGGAGATCGTTCATTTCCAACGGTTCGGAGAGGCGCTTGAGAATACCAAAGCTCATCTGGACAGTACGAATTATTATTATTTTAACCCTGAATTCGATAAACAATTCCTGAAGAAGTAG
- a CDS encoding metallopeptidase family protein, whose translation MTEEDFLEMLEEISAELPPEFFQELNGGIIMRSEAKRHPESTVPPLWIMGEYSHGSPLGRYINIYYGSFRNVYGNLDRQALKKKIRHTVLHEFRHHLESLAGEKDLEIEDAVHLYRYKYKERQ comes from the coding sequence ATGACAGAAGAAGACTTTTTGGAAATGCTGGAAGAAATATCAGCAGAACTTCCGCCTGAGTTTTTTCAGGAGCTTAACGGAGGGATCATTATGCGTTCAGAAGCGAAACGTCATCCTGAGAGTACGGTTCCTCCGCTTTGGATCATGGGAGAATACTCACACGGGTCTCCACTTGGGCGTTACATTAACATCTACTATGGCTCTTTTCGCAATGTGTATGGGAACCTTGACAGGCAGGCGCTGAAAAAGAAAATTCGCCATACGGTGCTGCATGAGTTCAGGCACCATCTCGAATCTCTTGCGGGCGAGAAGGATCTGGAGATCGAGGACGCAGTTCATCTGTACCGTTATAAATATAAGGAGAGGCAGTAG